A window from Alkalicoccobacillus plakortidis encodes these proteins:
- a CDS encoding collagen binding domain-containing protein, whose amino-acid sequence MKKKGMILLLILLFIFQPTLASSGIAMAETKDDRNELNLVVDLVNGNETSLRELNVSKEESFKTLVTISGEASGDDVTEQVEVSEEVTFTGESAGDIHTDEGTVIGTYEVVNQTIALTVLPQEKNVEGFISLDSEWNQEKVEELSGAHELSFKWSTAEQVLSLTFEEVVEEEEVIEEEATEDVSEEQPEEVQEEVAEEEVKEEVKEDEAVDEEVKEEDQEETVEEEVKEDEQEQGTEEEVKEEQQDEEQQEEVTEEEEAEKDEASEATKEEQEEDQAEDEEVTIAAVVSEIEQNIITNVELKNAEGQPIHRDENPDYRPVRGSVANIYMDWALPNGHGYASGSTFTFKLPEEFEVFNEVSGNLDFDGDSVGTFTLAMDNTVVVTFNETIEQLSNIKGTLFFQTKIKEKLEGTVEREIIFEIFDEVIAKIPVLFGTPGGSEIDKKGAADRAYNAQSISWTVDFNKSMSTLQNAVLKDFLEDNLALSPGTVKVYKLNVNVDGSVSQGEELDSSKYSLKESPFEIAFKEELNNAYRVVYDTEITDSEATTYKNDVVLTSSNQDDLKAQATVGTKRGQPLEKRSANYNPNTQTITWEIKYNYNERSISQKDALLKDEFSSSHGLLEDSIKVEQIEIDENGRESVKKVASNYTVTPKGNGFDLQFTEDINQAYKITYQTKSNDRVIDNGNINNKVTVGDKSKDSNQGINHVVINKWHNNGNYRDKTVDWHISINRDSHKMKEVVLNDTFNHKGLTLKEGSFYVKNVATNKELKEGTDYTVVATDDGYTLTFKEDIEHQHDIRYTTYFYFENLIEGKRSFKNTVNVSWKNEQGKTQDKEASSEFWPDEYTQNNGFKNGSYNAQTKEITWNVGVNYDLRKQNNIVVTDEIQGNQQLLPDTIKVYKMEFETWWNGAKKGAQLEAGKDYELIVSDQKFVVTFNGEQTGAYWIEYKTDLKDQLIKNFYDNRAVVTSDTGKALNLDARVSVNHGGSYVNKTGGQSGKLINWKIDINFTQSTVSNAVVNDEQGSNQILLEDSFKLYSTNVAANGNVSKGALLEKGKDYELKIETKEDGSQRFDLSFNNKITSAYILEYQSYINADNGETITNKAKFNGENITTETVESSKSIKVSLTTGGGTGSGERGSLEVKKVDAETGEKLAGAKFTLYDSEGRIAIRSVVTDEDGIARFTNLRYDNYILLEEQAPVGYVIGLQDQEVVKIDGNKNLKVENKKITRHVELSKVDQETNEALDGAEFQLEHKDEGTWKVVAEGLKVENGKLRYEDLEVGEYRFIETKAPSGYILDAEPVKFSIEDFQTEVVKVQKTNEILKGSATLKKVDSVTGKGLESAVFKLVTKDGQVIQEHVTSNEDGVVELTNLRPGEYQLIETQAPEFYQLDTTPIEFTVKAGEKDTLKLPDKKNTLVTGSVKLKKVDGDDKTPLAWGCV is encoded by the coding sequence ATGAAGAAAAAAGGGATGATACTCCTACTCATTCTTCTTTTTATCTTCCAACCTACTTTAGCTAGCTCAGGTATTGCGATGGCAGAGACAAAAGATGATCGCAATGAGCTTAACCTGGTGGTTGATTTGGTAAATGGGAATGAGACATCATTAAGGGAGCTGAACGTCTCAAAAGAAGAATCATTCAAGACACTCGTCACGATTTCTGGCGAGGCAAGTGGGGACGATGTTACAGAGCAAGTGGAAGTATCTGAGGAAGTGACTTTTACAGGAGAATCAGCAGGTGACATACATACAGACGAAGGAACCGTGATCGGTACCTACGAAGTGGTCAACCAAACGATTGCACTGACCGTTCTCCCTCAAGAGAAAAATGTTGAAGGTTTTATCAGCTTGGACTCAGAGTGGAACCAGGAGAAAGTAGAAGAGCTTAGTGGAGCACACGAGCTTTCCTTCAAATGGAGCACAGCTGAACAAGTGCTTAGTCTTACGTTTGAAGAAGTGGTTGAGGAAGAAGAAGTAATTGAAGAAGAAGCCACTGAAGACGTAAGCGAAGAGCAGCCTGAAGAGGTGCAAGAAGAAGTAGCTGAGGAAGAAGTAAAGGAAGAAGTAAAGGAAGATGAAGCGGTAGATGAGGAAGTAAAGGAAGAAGATCAGGAAGAAACGGTTGAAGAAGAAGTAAAAGAAGATGAGCAAGAACAAGGAACAGAGGAAGAAGTAAAAGAAGAACAGCAAGACGAAGAGCAGCAAGAAGAAGTAACTGAAGAAGAAGAAGCTGAGAAAGATGAGGCTTCTGAAGCAACGAAAGAAGAGCAAGAGGAAGATCAAGCTGAAGATGAAGAAGTAACAATCGCAGCAGTTGTTTCTGAAATTGAACAAAACATCATCACAAATGTTGAACTGAAAAACGCAGAGGGCCAACCTATTCACCGGGATGAGAATCCTGACTATCGTCCAGTACGCGGAAGTGTGGCAAACATTTATATGGACTGGGCATTACCAAACGGACATGGTTATGCAAGCGGGTCCACATTCACGTTTAAATTGCCTGAAGAGTTTGAAGTCTTTAACGAAGTGTCGGGTAACCTAGACTTTGATGGCGACAGTGTAGGAACATTTACACTTGCGATGGATAACACCGTCGTTGTGACATTTAATGAAACCATTGAACAATTATCCAATATAAAAGGAACGCTGTTTTTCCAAACAAAAATTAAAGAAAAGCTTGAAGGAACCGTGGAACGCGAGATCATCTTTGAAATCTTTGATGAAGTGATTGCGAAGATTCCTGTCTTGTTTGGAACACCAGGTGGAAGCGAGATCGATAAAAAGGGAGCTGCCGATCGCGCGTACAATGCGCAAAGTATTAGTTGGACAGTTGATTTTAATAAGTCGATGTCTACCTTACAAAATGCTGTTTTGAAGGATTTCTTGGAAGATAATCTAGCACTCTCACCTGGCACAGTGAAAGTTTACAAGTTAAATGTGAACGTTGATGGCAGTGTCAGCCAAGGAGAAGAGCTTGATTCAAGTAAGTATTCTTTGAAAGAAAGTCCTTTTGAGATTGCGTTTAAGGAAGAGTTAAATAATGCCTATCGAGTAGTATATGACACAGAAATCACGGATAGCGAAGCGACGACTTACAAGAATGATGTTGTCTTAACTAGCTCCAACCAAGATGATCTGAAGGCGCAGGCGACGGTTGGGACGAAACGTGGTCAACCGCTTGAGAAGCGGAGTGCAAACTACAACCCGAATACTCAAACCATTACATGGGAGATCAAATACAATTACAATGAGCGCTCCATAAGTCAGAAGGACGCATTATTGAAAGATGAATTTTCAAGCTCTCATGGATTATTGGAGGACTCGATTAAAGTAGAACAGATCGAGATTGACGAGAATGGTCGTGAGTCTGTTAAGAAAGTAGCTTCAAACTACACAGTTACACCAAAAGGAAATGGATTTGATCTACAGTTTACTGAAGATATTAACCAGGCATACAAGATTACCTATCAGACAAAATCGAATGACCGAGTGATTGATAACGGGAATATCAATAACAAGGTAACGGTTGGAGACAAATCAAAAGATTCAAATCAAGGGATTAACCATGTTGTTATCAACAAATGGCACAATAATGGAAACTACCGAGATAAAACAGTAGATTGGCACATTAGTATTAACAGAGATTCCCACAAGATGAAGGAAGTTGTGCTTAACGATACCTTTAATCACAAGGGGCTCACCTTAAAAGAAGGTAGTTTTTATGTTAAGAATGTGGCTACTAACAAGGAACTGAAAGAGGGAACAGATTATACGGTTGTCGCAACTGATGATGGGTATACCTTAACCTTTAAAGAAGATATTGAACATCAACATGATATTCGATACACGACGTACTTTTACTTTGAGAACTTAATAGAAGGTAAGAGGTCGTTTAAGAATACTGTTAATGTTAGTTGGAAGAATGAACAAGGTAAAACCCAGGATAAAGAAGCTAGCTCTGAGTTCTGGCCGGATGAGTACACTCAGAACAATGGTTTTAAGAATGGTTCATATAATGCTCAAACAAAGGAAATTACTTGGAATGTCGGTGTGAACTACGATTTGCGTAAGCAAAACAACATTGTAGTCACTGATGAAATTCAAGGAAATCAGCAGCTGCTTCCTGACACAATCAAAGTCTATAAAATGGAATTTGAAACATGGTGGAACGGAGCGAAAAAAGGCGCTCAGCTCGAAGCAGGCAAAGATTATGAACTCATTGTTAGCGACCAGAAGTTTGTTGTTACGTTTAACGGAGAACAAACAGGAGCTTACTGGATTGAGTACAAAACAGATTTAAAGGATCAATTAATTAAGAACTTTTATGACAACCGTGCCGTTGTCACGAGTGATACCGGGAAAGCATTGAACCTTGATGCACGCGTAAGTGTTAACCACGGTGGAAGCTACGTCAATAAAACAGGTGGACAAAGCGGGAAGCTGATTAATTGGAAGATTGATATCAACTTTACACAATCTACGGTTTCCAATGCGGTGGTGAATGACGAGCAGGGAAGCAATCAGATTTTACTAGAGGATTCATTTAAGCTGTATTCAACGAATGTAGCAGCAAATGGAAATGTCTCAAAAGGGGCTTTGCTTGAGAAAGGCAAAGACTACGAGCTGAAAATTGAGACAAAAGAGGATGGATCACAACGATTTGATCTCTCGTTTAACAACAAGATCACATCAGCCTACATCTTAGAGTATCAGTCTTACATCAACGCAGATAATGGCGAGACCATTACAAATAAGGCGAAGTTTAATGGGGAAAATATCACGACTGAAACAGTGGAATCTAGCAAAAGCATTAAAGTAAGTCTCACAACAGGTGGCGGTACCGGAAGCGGTGAACGCGGCAGTCTTGAAGTGAAAAAGGTAGATGCAGAGACTGGCGAGAAATTAGCTGGGGCCAAGTTCACGCTGTACGATAGTGAGGGACGTATCGCCATTCGTAGCGTTGTCACGGACGAGGACGGAATAGCACGCTTCACGAATCTTCGTTATGACAATTACATTTTGCTTGAAGAGCAAGCACCGGTTGGGTATGTAATTGGGCTTCAAGATCAAGAGGTCGTGAAGATTGATGGCAATAAAAATCTAAAAGTTGAAAACAAAAAGATTACTAGACATGTTGAGCTATCAAAAGTGGATCAAGAAACAAACGAAGCGTTAGATGGCGCGGAGTTCCAACTTGAGCACAAAGACGAAGGCACGTGGAAAGTGGTGGCAGAAGGGCTTAAGGTAGAAAACGGGAAGCTACGCTACGAGGATCTTGAAGTAGGCGAGTACCGTTTCATTGAAACCAAAGCACCATCAGGCTACATTCTTGACGCGGAACCGGTTAAATTTTCAATTGAAGATTTCCAAACGGAAGTCGTAAAGGTTCAGAAGACCAACGAAATTCTAAAAGGATCTGCAACGCTTAAGAAAGTGGATTCTGTTACTGGAAAAGGGCTAGAAAGTGCAGTCTTTAAGCTAGTTACAAAAGACGGTCAGGTGATTCAAGAGCACGTAACATCAAATGAGGACGGCGTGGTTGAACTAACAAATCTTCGTCCGGGTGAGTACCAATTGATTGAAACACAAGCACCAGAATTTTATCAGTTGGATACCACACCAATTGAGTTCACTGTGAAAGCCGGTGAAAAAGACACGTTAAAACTACCGGATAAGAAAAACACACTTGTAACAGGAAGCGTGAAGCTTAAGAAGGTTGATGGTGATGATAAGACGCCTCTAGCTTGGGGCTGTGTTTAA
- a CDS encoding methyl-accepting chemotaxis protein has protein sequence MRTIRGKLFSVFGVVLFLFAGLSVYLVVSLIQTNDRMETMQDVDFELVVLQEQMANSMNDRLALIRGYIIFGEADFLDRFEAVNARIAETKEQLVTLSSNEQLLTTIEKSEQWLEIIETEVLPVYNAGDTETANEVMRNSTTMIARDITSNFQELAENRRNSMDASFNTNKEELQTMQTLVISIVSFTALIMIVLVLWLARSITRPLKQLVNEAELIANADLSSPPVQIKTKDELSLLGSSFNEMKASLQQLIGQTRSVAENVAATSQQLSASSEETSAATNQIADTVQSLTHTADTSVTLSSESMQASTLMEEKAQHITQATQLMKTDSEEMGTRSQEGRNSVAQAIEQIESINQTVASSSKTMNLLDEQVTEISSILELITSISDQTNLLSLNAAIEAARAGESGKGFAVVAGEVRSLAEQSKASVTQIEAMIKGIQQQAKSAATDMQKGTSEVEKGTQMIKGVDRSFAAISTSIDKVTNQIQTVFASAEDIAKQTSQLKGHITQMNQASVSTLASTEDAAASTEEQLAAMEEVASSAQGLADLAGDLRDEISRFKVE, from the coding sequence TTGAGAACAATTAGAGGAAAGCTATTCAGTGTGTTTGGGGTTGTACTTTTTTTATTTGCGGGGTTGTCCGTATATTTGGTCGTCTCCTTAATCCAAACGAATGACCGTATGGAAACGATGCAAGACGTGGACTTTGAACTCGTTGTCCTTCAGGAACAAATGGCAAATAGTATGAACGATCGATTAGCATTAATTAGAGGGTACATTATCTTTGGCGAGGCCGATTTTTTAGATCGTTTTGAAGCGGTGAACGCGCGAATTGCTGAAACGAAGGAGCAATTAGTGACCTTATCTTCTAATGAACAACTACTCACTACCATTGAAAAATCAGAGCAATGGCTTGAGATTATTGAAACGGAAGTCCTACCTGTTTATAATGCAGGCGACACTGAAACAGCCAACGAGGTTATGCGTAATTCTACAACGATGATCGCACGTGATATTACAAGTAACTTTCAGGAACTAGCGGAAAACCGTCGCAATAGTATGGACGCAAGCTTTAATACCAACAAAGAAGAACTTCAGACGATGCAGACACTGGTTATTAGTATTGTCAGCTTTACAGCTCTTATCATGATTGTCCTAGTTTTATGGCTTGCGAGATCTATTACCAGACCATTAAAACAACTTGTAAATGAAGCTGAACTCATTGCCAATGCCGACCTTTCCAGTCCGCCTGTTCAAATCAAAACGAAAGATGAGCTCTCTCTACTCGGGTCTTCATTTAATGAAATGAAAGCCTCACTCCAACAACTCATCGGACAAACGAGAAGTGTAGCAGAAAATGTCGCGGCTACCTCACAACAGCTTTCAGCCAGTTCAGAAGAAACATCAGCGGCAACGAATCAAATAGCAGATACCGTACAATCTTTAACACATACAGCCGATACAAGTGTGACCCTTTCAAGCGAGAGCATGCAGGCTTCCACACTTATGGAAGAAAAAGCGCAACATATTACGCAAGCAACCCAACTAATGAAAACGGATTCCGAGGAAATGGGCACTCGCTCTCAAGAAGGACGAAATTCGGTCGCACAAGCGATTGAACAAATCGAGTCCATTAATCAAACAGTGGCGTCGTCATCTAAGACGATGAACCTACTTGATGAGCAAGTAACCGAAATTAGCTCAATCTTAGAATTAATTACATCCATATCTGATCAAACCAACCTATTATCGTTAAACGCAGCCATCGAAGCCGCTAGAGCCGGTGAAAGTGGCAAAGGCTTTGCTGTCGTAGCAGGAGAGGTCCGTAGCCTCGCCGAGCAATCCAAAGCTTCCGTTACACAAATCGAAGCTATGATTAAAGGAATCCAGCAACAAGCCAAATCAGCAGCAACCGATATGCAAAAAGGTACAAGTGAAGTGGAAAAAGGCACACAAATGATCAAAGGCGTCGACCGATCCTTTGCAGCCATCTCCACCTCCATCGATAAAGTCACAAACCAGATCCAAACCGTCTTCGCCTCGGCCGAAGACATCGCCAAACAAACATCACAACTAAAAGGTCACATCACGCAAATGAATCAAGCATCCGTATCCACACTCGCCAGCACAGAAGACGCCGCCGCAAGCACCGAAGAACAACTTGCAGCAATGGAAGAAGTCGCCTCATCCGCGCAAGGATTGGCAGACTTAGCTGGAGATTTGAGAGATGAGATTTCGCGGTTTAAGGTGGAATAA
- a CDS encoding GIY-YIG nuclease family protein — MQEWHELGLIRERYDSQSTDAGYIYFVKDSGSDLIKVGKAIDVEKRIRNNFGTIMPGTITLIHTLQSKNYHKTETLFHQYWKGKRVKGEWFDLSGEDIRWIKRAEYPREIVDSIKGY, encoded by the coding sequence GTGCAGGAATGGCATGAGCTTGGGCTCATTCGCGAGCGCTATGACTCTCAGAGTACCGATGCGGGTTATATTTATTTTGTGAAAGACTCCGGAAGTGATCTTATCAAAGTGGGCAAAGCAATCGATGTCGAGAAGCGAATTCGCAATAACTTCGGAACGATTATGCCAGGAACCATCACTCTCATCCACACTTTGCAAAGCAAAAATTATCACAAAACGGAGACGTTGTTTCACCAATATTGGAAGGGAAAACGAGTAAAGGGAGAATGGTTTGATCTGAGTGGTGAGGATATTCGTTGGATTAAGCGGGCGGAGTATCCGCGGGAAATTGTGGATTCGATTAAGGGGTATTAG
- a CDS encoding DUF6366 family protein — protein MKPQDKETPEERRERLRFEEQKRNAGGNFSDGVNRSYGGGLADLGWKGILGLLVVLIGGYILYRLYVLGYFPW, from the coding sequence ATGAAACCCCAAGATAAAGAAACTCCTGAAGAAAGAAGGGAGCGCTTACGGTTTGAAGAACAAAAACGAAATGCAGGCGGGAACTTCAGTGATGGCGTGAATCGGAGTTATGGCGGGGGGCTTGCTGATCTAGGTTGGAAAGGCATTTTGGGTTTACTTGTTGTGCTAATTGGTGGCTATATTTTGTATCGGCTCTATGTATTAGGTTATTTTCCGTGGTAA
- a CDS encoding sialate O-acetylesterase, with product MKVDLVLFMGQSNIAGRGVAEEAPSVAEGHGYEFRAITDPTTLYPVTEPFGVNENKEDGITETIKTGSLVSAFINEYYSITHLPIVAVSASKGGSSIDEWQPGTPYLNDSIDRLHTAKEWLESNGYEVRRLFMVWCQGETDALVPKSSYVPKLTNMIEEMLEQGVERCYLIRIGNKEGTDLYKSMIEIQTDFCKSYPHATLVSTLYAGMTSDQLNLMKDDGIHYTQEGYNRVGEEAGRNVAFHINNRKEPCMYDPEYGELYFSYKS from the coding sequence ATGAAAGTAGATCTAGTTTTGTTTATGGGGCAGTCGAATATCGCGGGGAGAGGCGTTGCTGAGGAAGCGCCAAGCGTGGCAGAAGGGCATGGGTATGAGTTTCGTGCGATCACGGATCCGACAACACTTTATCCTGTAACGGAGCCTTTTGGTGTGAATGAAAACAAGGAGGACGGTATTACGGAGACGATCAAGACGGGCTCCTTGGTTTCGGCTTTTATCAATGAGTATTATTCAATTACTCATCTGCCGATTGTGGCGGTATCTGCATCAAAGGGCGGGAGTTCGATTGATGAATGGCAACCTGGCACGCCTTATTTAAATGATTCGATTGATAGATTACATACAGCAAAAGAGTGGCTAGAGTCAAATGGATATGAGGTGAGGCGTTTGTTCATGGTGTGGTGTCAAGGAGAGACGGATGCTCTTGTACCGAAAAGTAGTTATGTGCCGAAGCTTACCAATATGATTGAGGAGATGCTGGAGCAAGGAGTGGAGCGTTGTTACTTGATTCGCATTGGGAATAAGGAGGGGACGGACCTTTATAAGTCAATGATCGAGATACAGACTGACTTTTGTAAGTCGTATCCGCATGCGACACTGGTGTCTACTCTTTATGCAGGCATGACTTCGGATCAGTTGAATTTAATGAAAGACGATGGCATTCATTACACTCAGGAGGGATATAATCGTGTCGGTGAAGAGGCGGGGCGGAATGTGGCCTTTCATATAAATAATAGGAAAGAGCCTTGTATGTATGATCCGGAGTATGGGGAGCTTTATTTTTCTTATAAGAGTTAA
- a CDS encoding SGNH/GDSL hydrolase family protein encodes MTTYNQDFSSKHLLIFGDSIAHGNENNLKSFATIAADKLSMPYTNYARGGATITSIPHLENDLHIHIEKALSEGAKADYIVFNGMTNDIVGSRNAPLGEVTEGYDNEFDESTFCGGFESICKKLKINWLGAKVLYVRPHNMKSRDIDKQIAFGNKALEVCRKWSIPYLDLYTEGGLNTHLGEMNAAYTINQDGTHPNTEGYELFYVNAVVTRLVGG; translated from the coding sequence ATGACTACATACAATCAAGACTTTTCATCAAAACATCTACTAATATTCGGAGACAGTATCGCACACGGCAATGAGAACAACTTAAAATCATTTGCCACCATAGCAGCAGACAAACTATCCATGCCCTACACCAATTACGCAAGAGGTGGCGCAACCATTACAAGCATCCCTCACCTCGAAAATGATCTCCATATTCATATTGAAAAAGCACTCAGCGAAGGCGCCAAGGCCGATTATATCGTTTTTAACGGCATGACCAACGACATCGTCGGATCACGCAATGCTCCACTAGGCGAAGTAACAGAGGGCTACGACAACGAGTTTGATGAAAGCACATTCTGTGGCGGGTTCGAATCCATTTGTAAAAAACTAAAGATAAACTGGCTCGGAGCAAAAGTACTCTATGTCCGTCCCCATAACATGAAATCAAGAGACATAGATAAACAAATTGCGTTTGGAAACAAAGCTCTGGAGGTTTGTAGGAAGTGGAGTATTCCCTATCTAGATCTGTATACAGAAGGTGGATTAAATACGCATCTAGGAGAAATGAACGCTGCATATACGATTAACCAAGACGGGACTCATCCGAATACAGAGGGATATGAATTGTTTTATGTGAATGCGGTTGTGACGAGGTTGGTGGGGGGGTAA
- a CDS encoding DUF1643 domain-containing protein: protein MVNLYVYRATDPKELKVCQDPIGQENSLYIREESSEAVLQSNGGGYKRDREVMNLIKGRETNCLSTKKAWSYKTSTLCEGSGANSLSVLI from the coding sequence ATTGTGAACTTGTATGTGTACCGGGCTACAGATCCTAAGGAACTGAAAGTATGCCAAGATCCGATAGGACAAGAGAATAGTTTATATATTCGTGAAGAGAGTTCGGAGGCAGTATTACAGTCTAATGGAGGGGGATATAAGAGAGATCGAGAAGTGATGAATCTGATTAAGGGTCGAGAAACTAACTGTTTATCGACTAAAAAGGCTTGGTCATACAAGACATCGACTTTATGTGAGGGATCAGGAGCTAATTCTTTATCAGTGCTGATATAG
- a CDS encoding lipopolysaccharide biosynthesis protein produces the protein MEQIKKLFRKLKSKSIIKNIVVLVSGTMAAQVITLLTTPLITRLFGPEIIGELGTFTSITEIIIPIAALAYPIAIVLPKHDIVAIKLIKLSVVIALILSVISLMLILILNSINLFDGMDTLNIALYFIPLVIIFSSLLQVSEQWLIRKKAFYITAKTNFLYSSLFNTSKIVLGLINPVSIGLIVVTTLGQLLKATMLSLNNKNNIINSYRIYTGNNEISIWLVGKKYKDFALFRSPQMLLHATSLSLPVLLLLNFFGPAAVGFYTISRTALNAPIQLIGKAVGDVFYPRISEAANNQENLYKLIYKATLLLGCVGIIPFSIIIIFGPTIFEFAFGHDWTKAGSYSQWMAIWMFFLFINQPSIRALPVLKAQKFHLVFTFFSLIVNTLGIVISYHYFKSDIISVAVFSLTGSLSNILLIIITLVISKNIKRGFLE, from the coding sequence ATGGAACAGATAAAAAAGCTGTTCAGAAAATTAAAATCGAAAAGTATTATTAAGAATATAGTAGTACTAGTATCTGGGACAATGGCTGCGCAGGTAATAACTCTACTTACTACTCCGCTAATAACACGTTTATTCGGTCCCGAGATTATTGGTGAGTTAGGAACTTTTACATCGATTACTGAAATAATTATTCCTATAGCAGCATTAGCTTATCCAATTGCTATAGTACTACCAAAACATGATATTGTTGCGATAAAGTTAATTAAATTATCTGTGGTGATTGCTTTAATATTATCTGTAATATCATTAATGCTTATATTAATACTTAATAGTATTAATTTATTTGATGGAATGGACACTTTAAATATAGCACTTTACTTTATACCTCTTGTAATAATATTTTCTTCTCTTTTGCAAGTATCTGAACAATGGTTGATTAGAAAAAAAGCATTTTATATTACAGCTAAAACTAATTTCTTGTATTCTTCTTTGTTTAATACTAGTAAGATCGTTTTAGGGTTGATTAATCCAGTCTCAATTGGATTAATTGTAGTTACAACGTTAGGTCAATTATTGAAAGCTACAATGTTAAGTTTAAATAATAAAAACAATATTATAAACTCATATAGAATTTATACAGGTAATAATGAAATATCAATCTGGTTAGTTGGGAAAAAATATAAAGATTTTGCTTTATTTAGATCCCCTCAAATGTTGTTGCATGCTACATCACTCAGTTTACCTGTTTTGCTTTTATTGAATTTTTTTGGACCTGCAGCTGTGGGTTTCTATACAATTTCTCGAACGGCATTAAATGCTCCAATTCAACTTATAGGAAAAGCAGTTGGAGACGTATTCTATCCCAGAATTTCTGAAGCAGCTAATAACCAAGAGAATTTGTATAAATTGATTTATAAAGCAACATTATTACTAGGTTGCGTAGGTATTATCCCTTTCAGTATTATTATAATATTTGGACCTACCATTTTTGAATTTGCTTTTGGTCATGACTGGACGAAAGCAGGGTCATATTCTCAATGGATGGCAATATGGATGTTTTTTCTTTTTATAAATCAGCCTTCAATTAGAGCTCTTCCGGTATTAAAAGCACAAAAATTCCATCTTGTATTTACTTTTTTTTCTTTGATTGTAAACACTTTGGGTATTGTGATAAGTTATCACTATTTTAAAAGTGACATAATTTCAGTTGCTGTATTCAGTTTAACTGGTTCATTGAGTAACATATTATTAATTATCATAACATTGGTTATTTCAAAAAATATTAAGAGGGGGTTTTTGGAATGA